A region from the Natronoarchaeum mannanilyticum genome encodes:
- the lysA gene encoding diaminopimelate decarboxylase, with the protein MSNDDGIETDCTMPENPEIRRLADWDDERLRRLVSEYASPLYVLDLHRVRENYRRLAAAFPDADVHYAAKANTARPVLRTVHSEGAGIECASAGETVRALDAGVPSERVQYTAVNPPTEDLDIVVGRWAEGDSDLTITIGAMDTLDRLEDRGYDGRLCVRVNPGVGAGHHEKVATGADAKFGVPYARAGEALAEADDRGFDVVGIHAHAGSGISGEDLDSHRELVSRMGDLARSAPVDLEFVDVGGGFGVPYREDEDPLDLDAVAEATREALGEVDATLVVEPGRYLVADAGVLLTDVNTVKETPDGRVIGVDAGMTTLLRPAMYDAYHPIRNVAPDAGDRPALAQTVTGPICESADVFCTDRSIAECRRGDALAIGNAGAYGYEMASQYNSRPRPATVVLSGEEEAVARRRETIADVTRLEREVEWL; encoded by the coding sequence ATGAGTAACGACGACGGAATCGAAACCGACTGCACGATGCCCGAGAATCCCGAGATCCGACGCTTGGCCGACTGGGACGACGAGCGGCTGCGCCGGCTCGTCTCCGAGTACGCCAGCCCGCTGTACGTGCTCGATCTCCACCGCGTTCGGGAGAATTACCGCCGGCTCGCCGCCGCGTTCCCGGACGCCGACGTCCACTACGCCGCGAAGGCAAACACCGCCCGGCCCGTCCTCCGAACGGTCCACTCCGAGGGCGCGGGCATCGAGTGCGCGTCGGCCGGCGAAACCGTCCGCGCGCTCGACGCCGGAGTCCCGTCCGAGCGGGTTCAGTACACGGCGGTCAACCCGCCGACCGAGGACCTCGACATCGTGGTCGGGCGCTGGGCCGAGGGAGATTCCGATCTCACGATCACCATCGGCGCCATGGACACGCTCGACCGGCTGGAGGATCGGGGGTACGACGGACGCCTCTGCGTCCGCGTCAACCCCGGCGTCGGCGCCGGCCACCACGAGAAGGTCGCGACGGGCGCCGACGCCAAGTTCGGCGTCCCCTACGCCCGCGCCGGCGAAGCACTGGCCGAGGCCGACGACCGCGGGTTCGACGTGGTCGGCATCCACGCCCACGCCGGCAGCGGCATCTCCGGCGAGGACCTCGACTCCCACCGCGAGCTCGTCTCTCGGATGGGCGACCTCGCGCGGTCGGCGCCGGTCGACCTGGAGTTCGTCGACGTCGGCGGCGGCTTCGGCGTTCCCTACCGCGAGGACGAGGACCCGCTCGATCTCGACGCCGTCGCCGAGGCGACGCGCGAGGCGCTGGGCGAGGTCGACGCCACGCTCGTCGTCGAGCCCGGGCGCTATCTGGTCGCGGACGCCGGCGTGCTGCTGACCGACGTCAACACGGTCAAGGAGACGCCCGACGGCCGCGTGATCGGCGTCGACGCCGGCATGACGACGCTGCTGCGCCCGGCGATGTACGACGCGTACCACCCGATCCGGAACGTCGCGCCGGACGCCGGCGACCGGCCGGCCCTCGCACAGACCGTCACGGGGCCGATCTGCGAGAGCGCCGACGTGTTCTGCACCGACCGCTCGATCGCGGAGTGCCGCCGCGGCGACGCGCTCGCGATCGGCAACGCCGGCGCGTACGGCTACGAGATGGCCAGCCAGTACAACTCCCGGCCCCGTCCCGCGACGGTCGTGCTGTCGGGCGAGGAGGAAGCGGTCGCACGTCGCCGCGAGACGATCGCGGACGTGACGCGGCTCGAGCGGGAGGTCGAGTGGCTATGA
- the dapF gene encoding diaminopimelate epimerase gives MIPFEKYHGTGNDFVVIEAAEAAAIPSLSEFAVEHCDRSDGLGADREDAHTGADGVLVLDLDADAGPTRVEMTLYQPDGGTAAMCGNGARVVAAWAHERTGETEFVIETGAGDRRATVEEAENGQFEVSVEMGEPAFAPADVPLAESYDEPMIEEAVGELTVTAVNTGVPHAVAFVEDVDAVDLEEVAPTVRHADAFPDGTNVNVAAADGAGFRQRTFERGVEGETDACGTGAVAIAAVARRLGHTDEEAVPVSPPGGDLDIRVPDDGPAVLRGPVAFEYADRVDPLGDALGGGF, from the coding sequence ATGATACCCTTCGAGAAGTACCACGGCACCGGCAACGACTTCGTCGTGATCGAAGCCGCCGAGGCCGCGGCGATCCCAAGTCTCTCGGAGTTCGCCGTCGAGCACTGCGACCGCTCGGACGGGCTCGGCGCCGACCGCGAGGACGCCCACACGGGCGCCGACGGCGTGCTCGTGCTCGATCTCGACGCCGACGCCGGTCCCACACGCGTCGAGATGACGCTGTACCAGCCCGACGGCGGCACCGCGGCGATGTGCGGCAACGGCGCCCGCGTCGTCGCCGCCTGGGCCCACGAGCGCACGGGCGAAACGGAGTTTGTCATCGAGACGGGCGCCGGCGACCGGCGCGCGACCGTCGAGGAAGCGGAGAACGGCCAATTCGAGGTCAGCGTCGAGATGGGCGAACCGGCGTTCGCGCCGGCGGACGTCCCGCTCGCCGAGTCGTACGACGAGCCGATGATCGAGGAAGCGGTCGGCGAACTGACCGTGACGGCGGTCAACACCGGCGTCCCGCACGCCGTCGCGTTCGTCGAGGACGTGGATGCGGTGGATCTGGAGGAGGTCGCGCCGACCGTCCGCCACGCCGACGCGTTCCCCGACGGAACGAACGTCAACGTCGCCGCCGCCGACGGAGCGGGGTTCCGCCAGCGCACGTTCGAGCGCGGCGTCGAGGGCGAGACCGACGCCTGCGGCACCGGCGCGGTCGCCATCGCCGCGGTCGCTCGACGCCTCGGCCACACCGACGAGGAGGCGGTCCCCGTCAGCCCGCCCGGCGGCGATCTGGACATTCGCGTCCCCGACGACGGGCCGGCCGTGCTGCGCGGCCCGGTCGCGTTCGAGTACGCCGATCGGGTCGATCCGCTGGGCGACGCGCTCGGAGGCGGGTTCTGA
- a CDS encoding M20 family metallopeptidase, producing MDGESDLGVESGSFDPVAFLDEAVPIDSTESIEEMRSLLVDTLAEHGVDATVDDAGNTIATRTGESADGASDTHVVLNTHVDTVPPHVPYDRDDERIYGRGSCDAKGPLAALLAGFLSVDPGAGRFTLAVSPDEETLSTGAAALDVEELVPGAAPPDAVIVGEPTGLDVCNAAKGRFQGTISLGGESAHAAEPDDGVNAVAAVREVIDAVETFAERDDTPAPHESLGAPTLTPTTIEGGAATNQVPAGCEVVVDRRSVPPETSEGFRSALEAHVLDRVPDDVSVAFDLTDRESPFLEAFATDADDPLVRTLADAAGGAVRPFTAATEASYFAAHAPTVVFGPGYLADDESAVAHSEREYVPIEEVERAADAVTRTLDDLVGRDD from the coding sequence ATGGACGGCGAAAGCGATCTCGGCGTCGAATCCGGCTCGTTCGACCCCGTCGCCTTCCTCGACGAGGCCGTTCCGATCGACTCGACCGAGTCGATCGAGGAAATGCGATCCCTTCTCGTCGACACCCTCGCGGAGCACGGCGTCGACGCGACGGTCGACGACGCGGGGAACACGATCGCGACGCGGACGGGGGAGTCGGCGGACGGCGCTTCCGACACTCACGTCGTGCTCAACACGCACGTCGACACCGTCCCGCCCCACGTCCCCTACGACCGGGACGACGAGCGAATCTACGGTCGGGGTTCCTGCGACGCCAAGGGACCGCTCGCCGCGCTGCTCGCGGGCTTTCTGTCCGTGGACCCGGGCGCAGGCCGGTTCACGCTGGCAGTCTCGCCCGACGAGGAGACGCTGTCGACCGGCGCGGCGGCGCTCGACGTCGAGGAACTCGTCCCGGGCGCCGCGCCGCCGGACGCCGTGATCGTCGGCGAGCCGACAGGATTAGACGTCTGCAACGCCGCGAAGGGGCGGTTCCAGGGGACGATCTCGCTGGGCGGCGAGAGCGCCCACGCCGCCGAACCCGACGACGGCGTCAACGCCGTCGCGGCGGTGCGCGAGGTGATCGACGCCGTCGAGACGTTCGCCGAGCGCGACGACACGCCCGCCCCGCACGAGTCGCTCGGCGCGCCGACGCTGACGCCGACGACGATCGAGGGCGGCGCGGCGACCAATCAGGTCCCCGCCGGCTGCGAGGTCGTCGTCGACCGTCGCTCGGTGCCGCCCGAAACCAGCGAGGGGTTCCGGAGCGCGCTGGAGGCCCACGTCCTCGACCGGGTTCCGGACGACGTGAGCGTCGCGTTCGATCTCACCGACCGCGAGAGCCCCTTCCTGGAAGCGTTCGCGACCGACGCCGACGACCCGCTGGTCCGGACGCTCGCGGACGCCGCCGGCGGGGCGGTGCGGCCCTTCACCGCGGCGACCGAGGCGTCGTACTTCGCGGCCCACGCGCCGACGGTCGTGTTCGGCCCCGGCTACCTCGCCGACGACGAGAGCGCCGTGGCACACTCCGAGCGCGAGTACGTCCCGATCGAGGAGGTCGAGCGGGCGGCCGACGCCGTAACGCGGACGCTCGACGACCTCGTCGGGCGCGACGACTAA
- a CDS encoding ABC transporter ATP-binding protein: protein MSAIEVSGLTKDYGDVLANDDVEFDVEAGEVFGYLGPNGAGKTTTIRTLMGFQSPTDGTATVLGADVREESELVAAKRRIGYLPANPAFDETATGREVLDLHASIKGDERREELLELFEPPLDRPIRDYSTGNVQKLGLVQAFMHDPDLVVMDEPTSGLDPLLQRRFNEFVREERDRGTTVFLSSHVLSEVRQICDRVGIIREGRMVAVETVADLLGRSGKSVHFRVAGDIDPEEIDLAGAHDPVIERVEAPDDEARRVTEVSFTYTGDVNELADFLAGFDLLEFDVEEAPLEDVFMRFYGDDESEQSDGGDR from the coding sequence ATGAGCGCTATCGAGGTCTCCGGGCTCACGAAGGATTACGGCGACGTGCTCGCCAACGACGACGTCGAGTTCGACGTCGAGGCGGGGGAGGTGTTCGGCTACCTCGGCCCCAACGGCGCCGGCAAGACGACGACGATCCGCACGCTGATGGGGTTTCAGTCACCGACGGACGGCACCGCGACCGTGCTGGGGGCGGACGTGCGCGAGGAGTCCGAACTCGTGGCTGCCAAGCGCCGGATCGGCTACCTGCCCGCGAATCCCGCGTTCGACGAAACTGCAACGGGCCGCGAGGTGCTCGACCTCCACGCGTCGATCAAGGGCGACGAGCGTCGCGAGGAACTGCTGGAGCTGTTCGAGCCGCCGCTCGACCGGCCGATCCGGGACTACTCGACGGGCAACGTCCAGAAGCTCGGGCTCGTCCAGGCGTTCATGCACGACCCCGATCTGGTCGTGATGGACGAGCCGACTTCGGGGCTCGACCCGCTGCTCCAGCGCCGGTTCAACGAGTTCGTCCGCGAGGAGCGCGATCGCGGGACGACGGTCTTTCTCTCCTCGCACGTGCTCAGCGAGGTGCGCCAGATCTGCGACCGCGTCGGGATCATCCGCGAGGGGCGCATGGTCGCCGTCGAAACGGTCGCGGACCTGCTCGGACGGTCGGGCAAGTCGGTCCACTTCCGAGTCGCCGGCGACATCGACCCCGAGGAGATCGACCTGGCGGGCGCGCACGACCCCGTGATCGAGCGGGTCGAGGCGCCCGACGACGAGGCTCGACGGGTGACGGAAGTGAGCTTCACGTACACCGGCGACGTGAACGAGCTCGCGGACTTTCTCGCGGGCTTCGATCTGCTTGAGTTCGACGTCGAGGAGGCGCCGCTCGAAGACGTGTTCATGCGATTTTACGGGGACGACGAGAGTGAGCAGTCGGACGGGGGCGATCGGTGA
- a CDS encoding ABC transporter permease subunit: protein MLEIARYAGRKRLKGSLAMTVGIAALTTMYVLLFPSITGAADLDEIIQAYPPSLVEAFGIRTLNTIEGFLATELYAFAWVILLGLYFAYAGAGLIAADVERGRMDVTLSLPITRSRLLLEKFASLFVPLVVTNAVMPVVVFVGVLAIAEDVNMARILMAHVLSMPYLLACGAIGLVASVAVDRASLAQRAAAGAVFALFLFESVVAGTAVEPLGALSPTRYYAPSDILVDGTYDFAGAAILLAGTAALVLASREWFRQKDVE, encoded by the coding sequence ATGCTCGAGATCGCCCGGTACGCCGGTCGCAAGCGCCTGAAAGGATCGCTCGCGATGACCGTCGGCATCGCCGCGCTGACGACGATGTACGTGCTGCTCTTCCCCTCGATCACCGGCGCGGCCGACCTCGACGAGATCATCCAGGCGTACCCGCCGTCGCTCGTCGAGGCCTTCGGCATCCGGACGCTCAACACGATCGAGGGGTTCCTCGCGACCGAGCTGTACGCGTTCGCGTGGGTGATCCTGCTCGGGCTGTACTTCGCGTACGCCGGCGCGGGGCTGATCGCCGCCGACGTCGAGCGCGGCCGGATGGACGTGACTCTCTCCCTGCCGATCACGCGGAGCCGCCTGCTCCTCGAAAAGTTCGCCTCGCTGTTCGTGCCGCTCGTCGTCACCAACGCGGTGATGCCGGTCGTCGTGTTCGTCGGCGTCCTCGCGATCGCCGAGGACGTGAACATGGCCCGCATCCTGATGGCCCACGTCCTCTCGATGCCGTACCTGCTGGCCTGCGGCGCGATCGGGCTGGTCGCGTCGGTCGCGGTCGACCGCGCGTCGCTCGCCCAGCGAGCGGCGGCGGGCGCCGTCTTCGCGCTGTTCCTGTTCGAGTCCGTCGTGGCCGGAACCGCGGTCGAACCGCTCGGCGCGCTCTCGCCGACGCGGTACTACGCGCCCAGCGACATCCTCGTCGACGGGACGTACGATTTCGCGGGCGCCGCGATTCTGCTCGCGGGCACGGCGGCGCTGGTGCTGGCGAGTCGGGAGTGGTTCCGGCAAAAAGACGTGGAGTGA
- a CDS encoding DUF4397 domain-containing protein: protein MQQQTRRTILKTTGGAVVLGTLAGCTGGDSDDEGNDNESTGNESDDSMDEEEEEATMANLRVAHLAPDAPNVDVYVDGDAVLEDVPYRAVSEYMELETGTYDVQITAAGDQDTVVFDDELEVPEGDFTVAALGELAEENQPFAPAVLEDDLSDPGEMARVRLVHASPDAPAVDVTVAESGDALVEGAAFGDAAAVEVPAGSYTLEVRPATENNDGDVVATFDVELMAGTVYSAFAVGYLTPDEAPADAPFDLEVVVDAGPEMGQLRAAHMSPDAPNVDVYVDGDAVLEDVPYRAVSDYLELATGSHDVMITAAGDQDTVVFDETIELSDGAYSAVALGELAEENQSFAVELYEDDLSDPGEMARVRLVHTSPDAPAVDVTLHGSGDALYEDVAFAEAATAEVPAGSYTLEVRPATENNDGEVAATFDVEVMSGGVYTAFATGYLMPGDAPADEPFDLEIAVDAEAGGD from the coding sequence ATGCAACAGCAAACGCGCCGAACGATTCTGAAGACGACGGGGGGAGCCGTAGTGCTGGGGACGCTCGCGGGCTGTACCGGGGGCGATTCCGACGACGAGGGGAACGACAACGAGTCGACCGGCAACGAGTCGGACGACTCGATGGACGAGGAGGAGGAAGAAGCGACGATGGCGAACCTGCGCGTCGCACACCTGGCGCCCGACGCGCCGAACGTCGACGTGTACGTCGACGGCGACGCCGTTCTCGAGGACGTGCCCTACCGCGCGGTCAGCGAGTACATGGAACTCGAGACGGGCACGTACGACGTCCAGATCACTGCCGCCGGCGATCAGGATACGGTCGTCTTCGACGACGAGCTGGAGGTTCCGGAAGGCGATTTCACCGTCGCCGCGCTGGGCGAACTCGCCGAGGAGAACCAGCCGTTCGCCCCGGCGGTGCTCGAAGACGATCTGAGCGACCCGGGCGAGATGGCCCGCGTCAGGCTCGTTCACGCCTCGCCCGACGCGCCCGCGGTCGACGTCACCGTCGCCGAGAGCGGCGACGCACTCGTCGAAGGCGCGGCGTTCGGCGACGCCGCCGCGGTCGAGGTCCCGGCAGGCAGCTACACGCTCGAGGTTCGACCCGCGACCGAGAACAACGACGGCGACGTCGTCGCGACGTTCGACGTCGAGCTGATGGCCGGAACCGTCTACTCGGCGTTCGCGGTCGGCTACCTCACGCCCGACGAGGCGCCGGCCGACGCGCCGTTCGACCTCGAAGTGGTCGTCGACGCCGGGCCGGAGATGGGCCAGCTTCGAGCCGCCCACATGTCGCCCGACGCGCCGAACGTCGACGTGTACGTCGACGGCGACGCCGTTCTCGAGGACGTTCCCTACCGCGCGGTCAGCGACTACCTCGAACTGGCGACCGGGAGTCACGACGTGATGATCACCGCCGCCGGCGACCAGGATACGGTCGTCTTCGACGAGACGATCGAGCTCTCGGACGGCGCCTACTCCGCGGTCGCGCTGGGCGAACTCGCCGAGGAGAACCAGTCGTTCGCGGTCGAGCTCTACGAGGACGACCTGAGCGATCCGGGCGAGATGGCCCGCGTCCGGCTCGTCCACACGTCGCCGGACGCGCCGGCGGTCGACGTCACGCTCCACGGAAGCGGCGACGCGCTGTACGAGGACGTCGCGTTCGCCGAGGCGGCGACGGCCGAAGTTCCGGCAGGGAGCTACACGCTGGAGGTCCGGCCGGCGACCGAGAACAACGACGGCGAGGTCGCCGCCACGTTCGACGTCGAAGTGATGAGCGGCGGCGTCTACACGGCGTTCGCGACGGGCTACCTCATGCCCGGCGACGCGCCGGCCGACGAGCCGTTCGACCTGGAGATTGCGGTCGACGCCGAAGCCGGCGGCGACTGA